In Novosphingobium sp. G106, the sequence CGCAGCCATCAATCGGCGCGTTATCGCATCTCGATTGGTGATAGCGCCGAGAACCATTCGTCGAGCGGGCTGATCGTCGCTTCCGGCACAGGTGCGACCGGTTGGGCCCGGTCGATCATGGAAGCCACTAGCAATTCGATCCTGCTTTCGCCGCACGAGCATGCAGTTGCCTATTTCGTTCGCGAACCATTCCCGAGCGTGGCCACCGCTACCACCCTCCGCGCCGGCAAACTCGATGGGACACCGCTCAGCATCACTTCGCATATGAACGAAGGAGGAGTCATCTTCGCCGATGGCATCGAGCAGGACTATCTTGCGTTCGACTGGGGTCGGCAGGTGTCGCTGCAGCCATCTAGTCGTATGTTGAGGCTGGTAACTGCTTAGCAGTTTCGCCCACAGGCCGATCAAAATTATTGCGTCACACGCCGAAGCGGCGAATGCCCGTTTTGGCGGTCATCCATCCTTGCAAATCAGGAATCCACTTCCAGATTTTTAAGGATACGGAGCCTGTGCCGGGATGAGTAATGCGACTTTGGACCGATGTCGCTGAGGTTCGACCTTGGGGACTGTCCGGACTCAGGAATGAAAACCCAGGAACCGGACGTTCAGCTGACTGGTTGAAGCGCTTGAACGTTGGATCAGTTCGGTCAGCAATGCCGTCAATGTATCGGCGGCAGGTAATCGACCGAGCTTCAGCCCAGATCGCTGGACATGTAGTTCGCGAGGGCACCCCATCCCTCCGGGCTATCGAGCAGGCCGGACATCCAGGCGGGGCAGTTGCACAGCGACCACCACACATCGTCGAGAGGATGATCCAGCAGGCCGGCAACTTCGCGGACGAGTGCCACCGCCGCAGCGCTGTCATCTCGGGACATCTGGCCCTCACCGATGACGGTAGGCTGCGGTGGGGGATCGGGATGCGCGAGGTCGGTCATCGAAGGACATCCATCTAGGACAATAGGGCCAATAGCGACGTTAGCGAGTATCGAGGCTATGCCGGGAGGCGGCGATGGCATACCGGCCAGCGGGGTATTCAGATCAACCTCATCAGCCAAAGCATTATACCGGGAGATTCGAAAGGCTCACCCAAGGTCAGAAGTCCAGATAGCTGTTGATGCAGATGGTCAATGCAGTGCCCTGCGGGCATGGCGTACTGTAACTTTAACAACACACTCACATCAAATTGGACACAGGCGAGGTCCCGAGCCGGCAACGGACGACTAGCTCCAACGTTTGCTGGCCGATGGCACAATCCATCTGCTTGAAATTTGGAGTCCAAGATGAAGAAATATCAGGCTGCCTCTACGATCGCCTTTGCGGCCGCACTCGCGGCGACGCCGGCGCTGGCGCAGGACAACCGTGATACCTATTTCGATGGACCGTACGTGTCCGCGACGTTCGGCATGGGAGCGCTGGGCCACGACACCGGCGAGACAATCGAATTTGATACCAATCAGGACGGCACTTACGGTGACACGGTGCGCACGGCTGCCGGCGCCAATGCCTTTGCCCCAGGTTTCTGCAATGGCCATACGAATGGCAACTCGCTCGCTACAGGCGGATGCCTGCAGGACGAAAACCATGAAGAATACGCGGGCCGTATCGGCTACGATCGACGTATGGGCAACTTTGTCGGCGGTCTGCTGGTCGAGGTTAGCAAGAGCAATTCGCGGGACTTCACGACCGCCTTCAGCAGCACGCCAGCCAGTTATACGATCGGTCGAAAAGCAGACTACGCTGCCTCGCTCCGTGCCCGTGCCGGCTACACGCCTGGTGGCGGCGCGCTCTTCTATGTTACTGGTGGTGGTAGCTTTGCAAAGATCAAGCACTCTTTCAACACGACCAATACGACCAACTCTTTTACCGAACTGAACGACGACAAGATGAAGTTCGGCTATCAGCTTGGTGGTGGCGGTGAAGTCATGCTCACCAACAATATCAGCCTGGGCATCGAATATCTCTACAACCACTATCAGGATGGGGAATATGCAGTGAACGTCGGCCGCGGCACGGCTCCTGCGACAAATCCGTTCCTTTTGACTTCGGGCGCAACCAACATGCGACCGGCCGAACAGAATTTCGACTTTCATTCCTTGCGCGGAACCGTCAGCTTCCACTTCTGACGTCGATTGTGAGACCTCGGACGTTAAGTTCGGTCAACAATGCGTCCCGGCTTGCCGCATGCAGGCCGGGGCGCAATTTCCTCCTAGATCGCTTCATCTCGGTGCAGATACCTTGCAAATAGGAAGCGGCGAACGGTCTCAGATTGTACCTCGTACTGTGCTGCCAAATCGCAGACTTCGGCGCCGGCGGCATAGGCTGCGCATATCTCTGTCTCGAATGGATCAAGCTTGAGCTTCCAGATTGGACGGCGGAGCGGCACGTCGTTGGCAATGAGAAAGCGGCGCACCGTCTGCCAGGAGCATCCGTATTGTTCGCCGATCTCTTTAAAGTCTGCGCCGCCGGCATATTGAGCGAAGATCGCCGGACCATGCTCAGCCAAGCGCTTCAGAACATGCCCCTTCATCACTTCGCTCCCGGGTCGCAAACCGCAACATTCAGTGGCGTCTTGCGACTACACTACACAGTCGGAGCCGGTTTTAACGTTGTTTTTCAACAATGTACGAAAGTGAACACTAGCGCCGAGGTCACTATAAATCCCTCCGTTCGGCGCGAACGTACGTGAACGTATCAAGCGACGAGCGGTTGTCGGCTACTACGAGGACCGGTAAAGTTGCAAGCGGGCTCCCCCCGGTGTCCTCAGTGTTCGGCATAAAAAACCCCCGCCGAAGCGAGGGTGAAGGTTATGGCATGTCGGAAAAGTGAATATCGGCGATATTGCCGACAAGTATGAGACGCCGCTGCGGTCAGAAATCCTCACCCTTACCAACGGCATATTTGTTCTGCCGTGAGGAGAAGCCCAGCGCGTCGCTAGGGACGATGGGGCGCTCGATCAGGTCTTCTTGCTCGGCGCGGGTGAGCCAGCGGGTGGCCTGACCCAACAGGTTGGTGGTGAGCGCGTAAGCGCGCCCCATGTTGCGGACTTGGTTGCCTAAGCACATGCTATGCGGCTAGTTCTGGCCTAACCTGGAAACGGGATTTGGAAAGCATACCTAGCTCAATCGCTATCGCGACCATATGGGTTCGATTTCTGGCGCGGAATTTTAGCCGCATCGTGTCGAGATGAGTCTCGATGGTACGGAAAGCGATGCCGAATTTTTGCGCCACCTCCTTCGCTGAATGACCGAGGGCAATAAGCTCAAGAATCTCAATTTCGCGCATCGTCAACGCCGGTTTGCCGTCCTTCATGCCCGCCCCTCAGTTCGCGTTAGCCATGGCCCTCATGCAGCTTTCACCGTCGGATAGCCATCGGCCACCTTGATTCGTAACGATTTATTGTGACAACTTGCCCGTTGTTCATAGAGATTAGCAAGTCACAATTAGTCTGCCCGACGGGGTGTATCACATTGGGCCAACTGCGCTGGCTCTTCGCATCCGATATCAATCCCAGGCACATCCGCTGAGTGCCTGACGTCGGAACGCACTACGGTATATACGCCCGGCTCGAAAGGACCTGGCTTCATGATCTCTGATACGGGGAGCGGGACATGGGCGGCTTCAACTACCGAGGATTCGCTACGGTGCTCAAGAAATATTAACCTTGAGGGCGCACTCAGACCGGGCCGTCCCGTCGCCCCGAGTACGGCACAATTAACCTTAGAGGTCGCAAGCCCCGCTTGCGGCCTCTTTAGTTTTTTAGCGACTGCGGACTCCGCAATTGACCGGCGTCTGGTTGCGTCGGTGCGAGATACACCGCCACATTCAATAAGACCCTGACCCCTGCACCCGCTTCGGCGGGGGTTTCTTTGCCAACGGATACCTGTCAGCCGGCGAGCGTTCCACATATGCGCTGCGTGCCCCCAACAGCGGCGCCAGAAATGCCGCTACCCCCTTAACGCGGCACGCCCCGAACCTTGCCCCCGCTCATGCCGCGGGGGCCTTTGTGAGCGCTTGAGCGCCAGTCCGTCGTGCTCCTAGCACGCGCTGCCACATTTTGCTGAGACCAACTAACTCAAAGTGTGGAGTCTGCTTTCTTGTGTCGTCACAGGTGCAACGCGCTCGATGGGCAAATCGGAGCGCATGGCCAGCGGCGGGGAACCCTGGCGAACGATTGCGGGGGTGTTTGCCGTCATGTCCGGTCGGCGGTTCGGGAGGCCTAGGACATGACGGCAATACCCGCTGTACGCCTGACCGACGCTAATCGTTCCGCGCTTTGTCTCAATGGCGATGATTATTTCAGTCGCAGTCCGGCCCAAGCTCCGCCCGTTTCTCACCATCCAGCAGGATAAATCGATCTCGGCCGCGCCTTGCAACGCCACCTCTGGGATTCGGGTCTAGCCAACGGGCATAACTGAGGAGACCGGCCCACAACGGCGTCTAGAGAAAGCCGGCACCCAGAAGCTGGCCAGTCTTTCTTCCTCGAACCTTACCCTCGCCTCGGCGGGGGTTTTCTTTGTGCTTCACTTGCTTGCACGCGGTCGCGAGCCGCGCGCTGCCGCCGCTCGCGTTCCGTCCAATAGATGGCTACCAGACCAGCAGCCGCTACCAACGCCCCGATGGCCATAACGAATACTGCCTGCATATCGCGTCCCTTTTACAAGCGCTTGGCAGGCTGCGGCGCTGGACGCGTTAACACGGATTATTGCGGTGTGCTGCTGCCCCGAACTGGTCAATGGCTTGGGGGCCTGGATCGCGGCTACAGCACGGGCGCATAGGCACCTAAAAGTCTTAAGCATCTGTGATATTGGGAATTATCAACCATGCAACGCCTACGCCCGCGGCGGGCATGCCTTTTAGCCCGCCCTCATCATCGGGCGTCTTAAAATCGGTAATGTGCCGGTTGGCTGCCGTGCTGATTGGATCTGCGGAGCCATCAGTGGACGGCAGCCAAGGCCTATACTCAACTCAAGCCCAATCGTTTCGCAGCTCGGCGCTTTGTGCCGGCCAGATTTAACACCAGTTAATATACTGGCCGCCAAGAGGCGGCATGGAAATAGGCCGCAAGCAAGCGGTTGTCGCAAATTCAGAGGTTCATCTATGCCGGTATCAGAGGGTGTGATCGTCTCCCCCTATGGAGCGAACGGGGAAATGCGAAAGCTGTGGGAGATGGAGGCCGATGTCATCGAATACGCAATGCGTCGTTACGGTGGCAATGTGGCCGAGGTCGCCCGTCGGCTTCAAATCGGTCGCTCAACACTCCGTCGTAGACTGGAGCGATACGAGGACGTGAAACGCCGATCGGTGAGCAGCGATCTTTCGGCCGACGCCTTATTCCGATCCGCCGCTTAAGTGAGGTCATAAAGAGGCAGGGTTGCCGGCCCATTGATGCGGCGGCAGAACGGCAAGGTTGACTTACTGGTCCTTGCACCACCGCATTTCGGAAGCCTTGCGAGCTGCATCAGAACGCTCTTCCGCCGTCATTGTCACCATGCGTTGCCTGCCCCCTTTTTTGCCTCGCTCGGCAGCCACAGCGCTTTTCTGCTCCGCGCCTTTTTCCCTAATCAGCGCTTGCGCCTCGGATCGAAGACGAACGTCGGACGCCAAGTCGTCCCACCTCTCTGCAGATCGCAAGTGTTGTTCGCGGACCTTTTGAAGTGTCGCAGTCTCGGCGAGGGCTCGCTCTGCTCCCGCGCGGACCAAACATTCTGAAGCGCTTTCGGCTGCCATTGGTTCAATCCTCGCGCGCTATGACCTTAGCGTACGCCTTGTGGTCCACCCCATGTTTTTAGGGTTCCCTTGTTTAACCGCGCTACCTAGCGCCGGTTCCTTCCAGAGTGGAGGTAGCTACCCAACGCGAGAGGATGTTCTTGCCGTCAAAGACGCCAGACTTGTTCAGGCACCGCATCGGAGAACACTGAAATCGGCATAGCTGCGAGGCGGCGCCACGCCCTTTCCGCCTCCAGCCACTTTCGCCTTTCCGCGGGTGTAGCGGCTTGATCGGCCTGGAAGCCGCATGCGTTGGCCTGGTCTCTATAGAACCTTGACTGCAACATGCGCATCCAACGCTCGATCAGCCCCCAAAGTTGCGGCGGTCACATAGGATCAAGGACCTCAAAGGCGTGCGCCGAGGGCAGCCTTCTCCATCGCATTGGGATTTACTCCTTGGGCCTGCTCGTTTCCAGATCCCCTGGCATTCCACCAGCGGAAGGCGGCGGCAAGAACGATTGCCCCAATAAGAGTTAGAATGAACATAGCCATGACTGCGGTGATCTGCGCGGGCGTAAGGCCGGCAAGGTGAGGGAGAGATCCTGCAGCGCGGCGACTCCTCGCCGTGTTACGATTATGCGCCTCCAAGCATTTGGCGCCAAACCGATTTTATGTGCCAATTCGACCCATGCTGAAGTGCCAGTGAGTGGCGAACTCGCGCGACGGAGCTGCCAATGCGAGGCCATTTTTGACCTCCCTGATACCTTCCGTCCATTCACGTTCGGGCTGCGCTTCGATCGAGGTCGTCAGGTTGGGGCTTCCGGACAGGTGTTTCGGCGAAGCGTGCGTAGCAAGTGGCCGTTCAACGGTCAGGCTTGCAGGGGGCTCGGCGACGGAAAAGATAGCCGTATGCCCCGCGTCTGGAGCCAGGTCGTAGCAATATAACGGTCTTCTATGTTGCCGGCCGTGCGAAAGGGCCTCGCCAACGCGGCAAGGCCCCGTTCCGCTTCGCGCCAGGAGCTAGAGCGCGTCGCGTACAGTCGCCTTTGGTTTGCGGCGCATCGCCGCACCGGCCAGTCCGATCCCAAGGGTGATTATGCCCTAGGTCGCTGGTTGGGGAGTGTGCTGGCCGACGCACCCAGTTCAGCTATTCCTCCAATTTGGATGTGCTTGATCTCCAGGGCCATTTTCGAGAAATCGAAAATTCACCTTCCGGGATCATCGTGCTTGGATGGCAAGGACCGACTCCGACAGCGATGTTGGGCGGAGGCTTGAACGACGAGCCCGAACCGAACTCATCGCCGAACTCGTCACGCTTCGGGGG encodes:
- a CDS encoding outer membrane protein translates to MKKYQAASTIAFAAALAATPALAQDNRDTYFDGPYVSATFGMGALGHDTGETIEFDTNQDGTYGDTVRTAAGANAFAPGFCNGHTNGNSLATGGCLQDENHEEYAGRIGYDRRMGNFVGGLLVEVSKSNSRDFTTAFSSTPASYTIGRKADYAASLRARAGYTPGGGALFYVTGGGSFAKIKHSFNTTNTTNSFTELNDDKMKFGYQLGGGGEVMLTNNISLGIEYLYNHYQDGEYAVNVGRGTAPATNPFLLTSGATNMRPAEQNFDFHSLRGTVSFHF
- a CDS encoding helix-turn-helix domain-containing protein; translated protein: MEADVIEYAMRRYGGNVAEVARRLQIGRSTLRRRLERYEDVKRRSVSSDLSADALFRSAA
- a CDS encoding response regulator transcription factor; its protein translation is MKDGKPALTMREIEILELIALGHSAKEVAQKFGIAFRTIETHLDTMRLKFRARNRTHMVAIAIELGMLSKSRFQVRPELAA